The nucleotide window CGGTGAAGACGGACATGGTTACCTGCTTTCCGAAACCTGGATCGGGGGACGCTACGATAGTCAACGTGGTTGACGAAATAGTAAACGTGGTTGTCGAACATGGCAAGCGCTGATCCCGCGCGCCCCGGCTTCGCGCTGCCACTGCTGCTGCTGGCCGGCTTCCGGACGCTTATCGACGACCTGCACACCGAGCTGGCCCGGGAGGGGCATCCGGAGCTGCGACCGCTGCACGGGTTCGTGCTCCAGGCCGTTGGGGCGGACGGCACCACCGCCACCGAGCTGGGCCAACGGCTGGGCATCTCCAAACAGGCCGCGGGCAAGACCGTCGACCGGCTGGTCGCCGTCGGCTATCTGGAGCGGGTCGACGACCCCTCCGACGCCCGACGGCGGCTGGTCCGGGTGACACCGCGCGGCGCCGACGGGTTACGCCGCTCGGCCGAGATCTTCGACCGACTGCGCGCACAGTGGACCGACGCCCTCGGCCCGGAACGGGTCAACGCGATGGAAGACGACCTGCGCACGATGGCCTCGGCCAACTGGTTCCGGCTCGACGTGCCCGGCTGGTTCGGCGGCTGATCGCAAGGCCGCCGACCGGCTGCCTGGTTTGGCGGCTGATCGCGGCTGCCGACCGGTTGCCCGGCTCGGCGGGCGGTCAGGGGGTGCGGGCCAGCTCGACGAAGGCCCGCCACGCGGCCGGGCTGAAGGTCAGCAGGCCGCCGTCGCGGTCCTTGGAATCGCGGACGTGCACCCGGCCGGGCAGGTTGTCGGCGACCTCGACGCACGCGCCGGCATCGTTGCCGCTCCGGGTGGACTTGCGCCAGCGGGCTCCGGTCAGATCCATGGCTTCACGATCTCCTCGAGCAGGTCGATCGACTGCTGCCGGGGCAGCGCGTCACTGCGCAGACTCTCCCACCTTCCGAGCAGGGTCGCCACCTCGTTGATGTCGTCCACGGCGGTGCCACCGGTCTGGTTGTCGAGGAAGCCGAGCCAACTGCCGTCGGCGGTGCGGCCGAGGATGAACGGCCCGAAGAGGCCGGCGTGCAGGCCCACTCCCTGCGGCAGCACGTGCACCCTGATGTGCGGGCGGCGGGCGCACGCCACCAGGTGCCGGAGCTGCTCGGCCAGCACCCCGGCGCAGCCCTCCGCGAAGCGCTGCAGCGCTGCCTCGTCGATCACGGCGGTGAGCTGCGGCGGGTGCTCCCGGTCGAGGATCGTCTGCCGCTCCAGCCGGGCCGCCACCAACTCCTCCACCCGGTCGGCGGTCAGCCCGAGGTCGAGCCGGAACACCGCACGGGCGTAGTCGGCGGTCTGCAACAGCCCGGGAATCATCGTCGCGCCGAAGCAGCGCAGCTGGGTGGCGACCCGTTCGACCTCCAGCCAGGGGCGGAACCAGATCGGCTCGCCGTCGCGCCGGCCCAGGTCTCGAAGCGAGGTCAGCAGGCCGCCGGTGTCGAGCACCTCGTCGGCCCGGGTCAGGTACGCCTCGTTGGGCGCCGTGTGCCCCAGCTCGACGGCCGACACCATGGACGGCGAGTAGTGCGCGCGTTTGCCGTACTCCTCCTGGGTCAGACCGGCCGCGAGCCGGGACCGCCGGAGCTGCTCCCGGATCAGCGCCGCCGTGGACACCACTGTGGTCACTGCGCCCCACCTTCCGCCACCGATTGTTGGGTCGCACGACCCACCTGCCGCACGGTAGCGAGCGGTCAACGCTGTGTCAGCACACAACACGGATATCGGGGTAACGCGAGCTGCCGCCCGGCCCCACCGCGTGATTCGTCGACCGCCACATAGCCGGTCAGGGTCGGGTCAATACCGGCGGACACATCTCACCGTGCCTAGCCGAATGGCGGGACAGAATGTAGAACTACGCTTCTAAGAAGTGTGGTTCTACGTTCTGTCAGGATCAGTCCAGCCCGCCGTACGAGTGCAGGCCGGTGAAGAAGATGTTCACGCCGAACAGGTTCATCAGCATGGTGAGGAAGCCGAGCACCGCGATCCAGGTGGCCACGTTGCGCTTGACGCTGGGAGTCGCGCGGGCGTGCAGGTAGCCGGCGTACACCACCCAGGAGATGAACGCCCAGGTCTCCTTCGGGTCCCAGCCCCACGGCCGGCCCCAGGCCGCCTCGGCCCAGATGGCACCGGCGATCACCGCGAAGGTGAAGATCGGGAACGCGAAGGCGTGCAGCGCGAAGGTCAGCCGCTCCAGGCCCATCGCGCCGGGCAGCCGCTTGGCCAGGGTGTACGGGAAACTCCGCTTGCCCTGCTCGTACCCGTTGCGCATCAGGAAGCCGACCGCCGGCACCACGCCGAGCAGGAAGATGCCGGACGCGAAGACGATCGTCGAGACGTGGATGACGAACCAGTACGAGTTCAGAGCCGGCACCAGCGGCACGATCGGCACGTACAGCACCAGCTCGGCGGTGGCGACCAGCAACACCATCACCAGGGTGAGGA belongs to Micromonospora ureilytica and includes:
- a CDS encoding MarR family winged helix-turn-helix transcriptional regulator, which translates into the protein MASADPARPGFALPLLLLAGFRTLIDDLHTELAREGHPELRPLHGFVLQAVGADGTTATELGQRLGISKQAAGKTVDRLVAVGYLERVDDPSDARRRLVRVTPRGADGLRRSAEIFDRLRAQWTDALGPERVNAMEDDLRTMASANWFRLDVPGWFGG
- the ccsB gene encoding c-type cytochrome biogenesis protein CcsB; the encoded protein is MSALSDNLVTFAILAYLVAMIGHAVEYALGNVRTRVATAAPARELVGAGGGVVPTPPVPVPSPPTADRSARRARLAGLIGVGATAVAAVLHLAALVTRGLAADRMPWGNMYEFVLTVTFIGVAAWLVVLWKRPSLRKLGLFLTLVMVLLVATAELVLYVPIVPLVPALNSYWFVIHVSTIVFASGIFLLGVVPAVGFLMRNGYEQGKRSFPYTLAKRLPGAMGLERLTFALHAFAFPIFTFAVIAGAIWAEAAWGRPWGWDPKETWAFISWVVYAGYLHARATPSVKRNVATWIAVLGFLTMLMNLFGVNIFFTGLHSYGGLD
- a CDS encoding helix-turn-helix domain-containing protein — translated: MTTVVSTAALIREQLRRSRLAAGLTQEEYGKRAHYSPSMVSAVELGHTAPNEAYLTRADEVLDTGGLLTSLRDLGRRDGEPIWFRPWLEVERVATQLRCFGATMIPGLLQTADYARAVFRLDLGLTADRVEELVAARLERQTILDREHPPQLTAVIDEAALQRFAEGCAGVLAEQLRHLVACARRPHIRVHVLPQGVGLHAGLFGPFILGRTADGSWLGFLDNQTGGTAVDDINEVATLLGRWESLRSDALPRQQSIDLLEEIVKPWI
- a CDS encoding DUF397 domain-containing protein translates to MDLTGARWRKSTRSGNDAGACVEVADNLPGRVHVRDSKDRDGGLLTFSPAAWRAFVELARTP